AAATACAACCATAATGTTAAAAATGCGAAACTCTTAATCAAAAACCAAGGAATAGTCTGTTTGTAAACATTTTATATGATAATTCTGAATATTTTAGACTATTTTTATACAAAATTATAAACTATACACATACAACTATTGCAGCATTTTTTCAAGCAATATAACTCTTGAGGAAAGTTTATCTTTTAATTCTTCATTGGTTTTAGAAGAAGAAAGAACAAAGTAAGCTGTATCAAGAACGTCATTAAATCTTGGATTTGGGGGGAGTGTATTTATTCTAAGGTATCTATCAAGGGTTCTTGTTCTGTAAGTTCCAGAGCTATCGAGGGTAGCTGTCCAAATTTTACTTTCTTCAGCTAAATCTATCTTTGATTTTTTTAGTGCCTGTTTCCAAAGCCTTAAAGATAAAGCCATCACATCAACTGCTAATTCTTTTAACTGGGATTTTTTCAAAGCTGATTCAGCCTCAATCCTATCTTGTTTCTCATTTTTTAAAGCTATTTCAAGTTGCTCTTTTAATTTGAGCAATTCATTATTAGCGATTTCAAGTTGTCTTTGCTTTTCTTTGACTTCTAAAACCAGTTTAAGTTTTTCTATTCCTTTTTCTACTGCCATTTCAAGCTCGTCTATTCCGATGGGCTTTCTAAGATAATTAATAGCTCCAATTCGCATTGCTTCAATGGCAGTTTCTATTCCTCCATGACCTGTTATAACAATGCATTGAATATCTGGCTGAATTTTAAGAGTGCGCTGAATAAGTTCTATCCCGTTAATACCGGGCATTCTTATATCCGCTAAAAGAATATCAAATATTTTCTTTTGCAGTATTTCTAAAGCCTGATTTCCTGATAAACATGTATCAACTTGATAATTTTTCATTTCAAGCTGCCATTTTAAAAACTCTAATATGTCAGGCTCATCATCAACTATAAGTAGTCTTCCTTTTGATTCCAATGGTCTTTACTTTTTTAGTTTACAGTTGTTACTTTTTAGTTTAATCTTGCCAAAATAACGGGCATCCTTCATAATACAGGAAAAATAGTTAACACTTTAAAGAAACGATATTTAAACTGGATTCCCGCCTTCGCGGGAATGACGTAGGTGTTGCGCCGTCATTCCCGCGAAGGCGGGAATCCAGAATTAAAAGTGTAAACTAAAATTGAAGCTTGCCCAATTAACGTTATTAAAGCTTAAAATTAATAATAAGATGAATCTAATTATGCACTTAAAATCTAAGTCCACACCCATTCCAACATTAGAGCTTTTATTTGGAAAGATAGAAGAATTTAGTCTTGAACATAGACTATTAAATATTACAACCTTTACATTTTTTGTGCTGTCTATGTTGTATTGTCCTTTTGCTTTTTTTACTGATATCCATAAAAGAGTAGTTTTATTATCTATTTTATCAGTGATTTTATCTTATACAGCTTATTTTCTTTCCAGAATTAATAAAAATTTTAAAATTAGTGCAAGGCTTTTTTATTTATCCCTATTATTTATATTATCAATAAACTGGTTTATTCATGGAGGATCATTTGGTCCATCTATATATCTTTTTTTTGCAGCTTTTATTATTGTTCTGCTTATATTTGATAAAGATATAAGAACTTATGCTATTATAATTCTTTTTTGCAACATTTTTTTTCTTTTTATGGCGGAATACCTATATCCTAAATATATAAACCTTGACACTCATAATGATCCCATACGCCTAATCGATTTATACATTGTTTTCACAATTGCTATAGTTCTTATAAATTTATCAGTTATATATCTTAAAGATCGTTATGAGGAGGAAAAAGAAAAATTTTCTAAATCAGAAAAAAAATATAAAACCCTTTTTGATGAATCAAAAGATGTTATTTTTTTAGCGGATGTAAATACAGGTATAATATTAGAAGCTAACAAGGCCGCAGCAAAACTACTCGGAAAACCCCTTGAAAAAATTATCGGCATACATCAAACAGAATTACATCCAAAAGAAGAGCTAATAAGATATGGACAAATCTTTAAGGAACATATTCAATCAGAAGAAAACTATGCCGTAGAAGTAGAGGTTGTAGATATCAATGATAAAAAAATTCCGGTTGAGATAAATTCAAGTATCATTCATCTTGCCGAAGGAATTAAAGTAAATCAAGGAATTTTCAGGGACATTTCCGAAAGAAAAAAATATGATAACGATTTAAAAAATTCTGAAAAACGTTATAAAGACCTTTTTGAAGGCATCACTGATGCTGTTTTTGTTATAAATCAAAAAGGAATTATAATTGATTGCAATAATGCTGTTGTCCAGCAACTTAATTACGAAAAAAATGAAATAATAGGTACGCCTGTTCAAAAGATAGCTTCTGATAACATCAGAAATCAAGTTTATGATCTTATAAAAAACGCTTTCATAAACGGAAAAGCTTTTTTTGAAGCTGAACATATAAATAAAGAAGGTTCAATTATTCCAGTTGAAATTAATGTAAATATAGTTGATTATTCCGGAGAAAAAGCTATTTTAGCTGTAGCAAGGGACATTTCCGAAAGAAAAAAATTACAAATGCACCTTGCTCATATTCAAAAATTAGAAGCTATCGGAACATTAGCCGGAGGTATTGCCCATAATTTTAATAATGCTCTTTTTCCAATCATGGGATATGCGGAAATGATATTAGATATTTCAGAAGATAAGCCTGAGATTAAAAATTATGTAAATGAAGTTCTAATAGCCGCAAATAAAGCCAAAGAATTAGTTGATCAAGTACTTGTTTTTGCACAGAAAGATGTTCATGACAAAACACAACTTTGGCCATATCTCATAATTAATGAAACATTAAAAATGCTTAAGCCTCTGTTACCAGCTAATATAGAACTTATTGCTAATCTATATAAAGGTAAAGATAACATTCTTGCTAATCCTGTTCAAATCCAACAAATGTTAATTAATCTTTGCACAAATGCTTCCCATTCTATGGCTGAAAAAGGTGGTAAAATTGAAGTTATCTCAAATAAAATTAAATTCAATGATGATGATGTTAAAGCGGATCCTATTGTCAAAGAAGGAGATTATTTACAAATACGGATCAAAGATACAGGTCATGGAATGGACAAATTTGTAATGGAAAAACTTTTTGAGCCTTATTTTACTACAAAACCTGTAGGACAAGGCACAGGACTTGGCCTTTCTTTTGTACACGGAACTGTGAAAAGTTATAACGGATTTATTAAAGTTGAAAGCGCTCCAAATAAAGGCGCTATATTTGATATTTATTTGCCGTTAAAAAAAATAGAACCTGTTGAAATAAAAAATAATTATGAAAAAAATTTTATTAAGGGCACTGAAACGATACTTATTGTTGATGATGATGAAAATATACTTAACTTGGAAAAGGAAATATTAATTAGAATGGGCTATAGTGTTGAGGCTTTATTAAGCAGCTTTCAAGCTCTCAATATATTTTCAAAATCTCCAGATAAATTTGATTTAATAATTGCGGATTTAGATATGCCTGAATTAAATGGAATTGAACTGTCAAAAAAAATTTTAGATATAAAGCCAAACATTCCTATTATAATTTGCACAGGTTTAAAAAATTATCATATTTCCTTAGAAGATTTACAAAAAATAGGAATTAAAGAATGTATCATCAAACCAGTATCTAAAGCTGAAATTGGAGCTAAAATAAGAAAAGTTTTAGATTTAAAGTCGAGCTAATCTTCTTTTGCGAGCTGAATAAAAAGACTTTCTTCTTTATCCTTGTATTGTTCTTTTATTGCAATTATTTTATCTTGAACAGCAAAAAAAGCTTCAACAACATTAGGATCAAAATGTTTTCCTTTTCCTTCCCATATTATTTCAAACGATTTATCTAAAGGGAATGGCTCTTTATAAGGCCTTCTGCTTATTAGAGCATCAAATACATCAGCTATAGCCGCTATACGTCCTGCAAGAGGGATCTCTCTTGCTTTTAATCCGTAAGGATATCCGCTTCCGTCCCATTTTTCATGATGCATTAAAGCTATTATTTCGCCTAACTTTACAAAGCTGTTACTTGCACCTTCTAATATTTGAGCTCCAAAAATAGCATGCTTTTTCATGAGTACCCATTCTTCAGGGCTAAGGGGTCCTTTTTTTAATAATATTCTATCCGGTATTCCTATTTTTCCAACATCATGCATAGGAGCGGCATATATAAGAGCTTCTGAAACTTTATCGTTTAAGCCCATTTCTTTAGCAATAACGCCCATATAGTTACTCATCCGCTTAATATGAGCTCCGGTTTGTTCATCTTTATATTCTGCCGCTTTTGAAAGCCTTAAGATAACGTCAAGGGAAGAAATCTTTATTTTATCAAAAGCTACTTTTAATTGTTCTGTTCTTTTGGAAACTTCTTCTTCAAGTTTTGCTTGATAATTAAGCATGTGGTCATTATAGTCTTTTACTTTCAGCAATGAACGAACTCGTGCTTTTAATTCTAACCTGTCTACAGGCTTTGTTAAAAAATCGTCAGCACCAGATTCAAGGGCATTTACTCTATCTTGAATATCACTAAGGGCTGTTACCATTACAATAGGAATAAATCGAGTAGATTCATTTGACTTTAGACGTTTTGCTACTTCTATTCCGTCAAGTCCAGGCATCATAATATCAAGGAGTATTAAATCTGGAGGATTACTTTTTACTTTATTTAAAGCATCTTCTCCATCTACCGCCATATCAACATTATAACCAAGAGGTGTTAGCATG
This region of Desulfobacterales bacterium genomic DNA includes:
- a CDS encoding response regulator, yielding MESKGRLLIVDDEPDILEFLKWQLEMKNYQVDTCLSGNQALEILQKKIFDILLADIRMPGINGIELIQRTLKIQPDIQCIVITGHGGIETAIEAMRIGAINYLRKPIGIDELEMAVEKGIEKLKLVLEVKEKQRQLEIANNELLKLKEQLEIALKNEKQDRIEAESALKKSQLKELAVDVMALSLRLWKQALKKSKIDLAEESKIWTATLDSSGTYRTRTLDRYLRINTLPPNPRFNDVLDTAYFVLSSSKTNEELKDKLSSRVILLEKMLQ
- a CDS encoding two-component system response regulator — its product is MEKPKKILVVDDLDFNRDILNGMLTPLGYNVDMAVDGEDALNKVKSNPPDLILLDIMMPGLDGIEVAKRLKSNESTRFIPIVMVTALSDIQDRVNALESGADDFLTKPVDRLELKARVRSLLKVKDYNDHMLNYQAKLEEEVSKRTEQLKVAFDKIKISSLDVILRLSKAAEYKDEQTGAHIKRMSNYMGVIAKEMGLNDKVSEALIYAAPMHDVGKIGIPDRILLKKGPLSPEEWVLMKKHAIFGAQILEGASNSFVKLGEIIALMHHEKWDGSGYPYGLKAREIPLAGRIAAIADVFDALISRRPYKEPFPLDKSFEIIWEGKGKHFDPNVVEAFFAVQDKIIAIKEQYKDKEESLFIQLAKED
- a CDS encoding PAS domain S-box protein; amino-acid sequence: MHLKSKSTPIPTLELLFGKIEEFSLEHRLLNITTFTFFVLSMLYCPFAFFTDIHKRVVLLSILSVILSYTAYFLSRINKNFKISARLFYLSLLFILSINWFIHGGSFGPSIYLFFAAFIIVLLIFDKDIRTYAIIILFCNIFFLFMAEYLYPKYINLDTHNDPIRLIDLYIVFTIAIVLINLSVIYLKDRYEEEKEKFSKSEKKYKTLFDESKDVIFLADVNTGIILEANKAAAKLLGKPLEKIIGIHQTELHPKEELIRYGQIFKEHIQSEENYAVEVEVVDINDKKIPVEINSSIIHLAEGIKVNQGIFRDISERKKYDNDLKNSEKRYKDLFEGITDAVFVINQKGIIIDCNNAVVQQLNYEKNEIIGTPVQKIASDNIRNQVYDLIKNAFINGKAFFEAEHINKEGSIIPVEINVNIVDYSGEKAILAVARDISERKKLQMHLAHIQKLEAIGTLAGGIAHNFNNALFPIMGYAEMILDISEDKPEIKNYVNEVLIAANKAKELVDQVLVFAQKDVHDKTQLWPYLIINETLKMLKPLLPANIELIANLYKGKDNILANPVQIQQMLINLCTNASHSMAEKGGKIEVISNKIKFNDDDVKADPIVKEGDYLQIRIKDTGHGMDKFVMEKLFEPYFTTKPVGQGTGLGLSFVHGTVKSYNGFIKVESAPNKGAIFDIYLPLKKIEPVEIKNNYEKNFIKGTETILIVDDDENILNLEKEILIRMGYSVEALLSSFQALNIFSKSPDKFDLIIADLDMPELNGIELSKKILDIKPNIPIIICTGLKNYHISLEDLQKIGIKECIIKPVSKAEIGAKIRKVLDLKSS